In one window of Syntrophorhabdaceae bacterium DNA:
- a CDS encoding MaoC family dehydratase has translation MATNSLFTPPIDDRYFEDYVPGSVYEFGSITVEEQDIIEFARLYDPQPFHLDREKAKESPFGGIIASGWHTAALTMRLLVDHYVSTVAGIGSPGSGPILFLRPVRPGDELSIRVTIVEARRSRSKPDRGTVRAFVETMNQRGEIVMTRTAIGILRRRNKA, from the coding sequence GTGGCGACAAATTCTCTTTTTACCCCACCGATCGATGACCGCTACTTCGAGGATTATGTGCCCGGATCGGTCTATGAGTTTGGATCGATCACGGTTGAGGAACAGGATATTATTGAATTTGCCCGATTGTATGACCCCCAACCCTTCCATCTGGATCGTGAAAAGGCTAAAGAGAGCCCCTTCGGCGGCATTATCGCCAGCGGCTGGCACACGGCTGCCCTCACTATGCGGCTTCTCGTGGATCACTACGTTTCCACGGTCGCCGGCATTGGTTCGCCCGGGTCCGGACCAATCCTATTTTTGAGGCCCGTCCGCCCGGGCGATGAGCTCTCAATCAGGGTGACCATTGTCGAAGCTCGCCGGTCCCGATCAAAGCCGGATCGGGGAACTGTCCGGGCCTTTGTGGAGACAATGAATCAGCGCGGGGAGATAGTCATGACCAGGACGGCCATCGGCATCCTTCGGCGCAGAAATAAAGCATAA
- the uvrA gene encoding excinuclease ABC subunit UvrA: MNRIFVKGARQHNLKNIDVELPRNKMVVITGPSGSGKSSLAFDTIYAEGQRRYVESLSSYARQFLELMDKPDMDYIEGLSPAISIEQKTISKNPRSTVGTVTEIYDYLRLLFARIGRVYCYSCGKEIKSQHAPQIVDSISALPAGSMLTILAPIVRGRKGEYRKEIDDLRKQGFSRIKIDGKIRDLSEEIVLDKKKKHEIEVIIDRIALREGVERRLSEAVELALHKTEGIIKVETGEETLVFSEKFACPDCGISYPEIEPRMFSFNNPYGACPTCLGLGVKEYFDPILIIPNQDLSLREGAVVPWGEKSPIHFMPLLEALVNRYKIDIHRPFKEIPKEVQDVILFGSEEDLEFFSDRGGKRLLVKKHFEGVIKELQKDWERAEFFEKARLERFINLIPCPTCNGARLKKEMLWVKVSGLNINEVTCQTIECCLDYFSNLTLTEKEREIAKTILKEILSRLKFLMDVGLDYITLSRNSATLSSGESQRIRLATQIGSGLTGVVYVLDEPSIGLHQRDNERLLKTLFKLRDLDNTVIVVEHDHDAIVSSDYVIDLGPGAGENGGYLVFQGTPEDLARHETSITGKYISKRLEIHIPEVRRTPKGFIRIRGARSHNLKNITVDIPVGVFTCVTGVSGSGKSTLVVDTLYPLLKQKLYRSRERAGETDGLDGHEAIDRVIDIDQSPIGRTPRSNPATYTGIFTPIRQLFTRIPESRMRGYKEGRFSFNVKGGRCETCAGEGYVKIEMQFLPDVYIVCDVCKGKRYNRDTLEITYKGKSIADVLELTVTQATEFFSSIPSIKTKLKVLNEVGLGYIKLGQAATTLSGGEAQRIKLSRELSKRDTGSTLYILDEPTTGLHFADIEKLLRVLTELTDRGNTVVVIEHNLDVIKCADHLIDLGPEGGDKGGTLLVAGTPETVMKTPKSYTGIFLKRYLDGK, translated from the coding sequence GTGAACAGGATTTTCGTAAAGGGCGCGCGGCAGCACAATCTCAAAAACATCGATGTCGAGCTTCCAAGGAACAAAATGGTGGTCATCACCGGGCCCAGCGGCTCGGGCAAGTCCAGCCTCGCCTTCGACACCATCTATGCCGAGGGGCAGAGGCGCTACGTCGAATCCCTCTCCTCCTATGCCCGCCAATTCCTCGAGCTCATGGACAAGCCCGACATGGATTACATCGAGGGCCTCTCCCCCGCAATCAGCATCGAGCAGAAGACCATAAGCAAAAACCCTCGAAGCACGGTGGGCACGGTCACGGAGATTTACGATTACCTCCGCCTCCTCTTTGCCCGAATCGGCCGGGTGTACTGCTACAGTTGCGGTAAAGAGATCAAGAGCCAGCACGCCCCCCAGATCGTGGACAGCATCTCCGCCCTGCCCGCGGGCTCCATGCTCACCATCCTCGCCCCCATCGTGCGGGGCCGGAAGGGGGAGTACAGAAAAGAGATCGACGACCTGAGAAAGCAGGGCTTTTCCCGTATAAAGATCGACGGGAAGATACGAGACCTTTCGGAAGAGATCGTCCTCGACAAGAAGAAAAAGCATGAGATAGAGGTCATAATAGACCGTATCGCCCTAAGGGAAGGCGTCGAGAGGAGACTCTCCGAGGCGGTCGAACTCGCCCTCCACAAAACGGAAGGCATTATAAAAGTGGAGACCGGTGAAGAGACCCTTGTCTTCAGTGAAAAATTTGCCTGCCCGGACTGCGGGATCAGCTATCCGGAGATCGAGCCCCGCATGTTCTCCTTCAACAACCCCTATGGCGCATGTCCCACCTGTCTCGGGCTCGGGGTGAAGGAGTATTTCGATCCGATCCTCATCATCCCGAACCAGGACCTTTCATTGCGTGAAGGGGCGGTCGTCCCCTGGGGCGAGAAAAGCCCCATCCATTTCATGCCTCTCCTCGAAGCCCTCGTGAACAGGTACAAAATAGACATCCACCGGCCCTTCAAAGAGATCCCGAAGGAGGTCCAGGACGTGATACTTTTCGGATCGGAAGAGGACCTGGAATTCTTCTCCGACAGGGGAGGAAAGCGGCTGCTCGTCAAGAAGCACTTCGAAGGCGTGATAAAAGAGCTTCAGAAAGATTGGGAGCGGGCCGAATTTTTTGAAAAGGCCAGGCTGGAGCGCTTCATCAACCTTATCCCCTGCCCCACGTGCAACGGCGCGAGGCTCAAAAAAGAGATGCTCTGGGTAAAGGTATCCGGCCTCAACATTAATGAAGTCACCTGCCAGACCATCGAGTGCTGTCTCGATTACTTCTCCAATCTTACTCTCACCGAGAAGGAGAGGGAGATTGCGAAGACTATTCTCAAGGAGATCCTCTCGCGGCTCAAATTCCTCATGGACGTAGGCCTCGACTATATCACCCTCAGCCGTAATTCGGCAACCCTCTCGTCGGGCGAATCCCAGAGGATCAGGCTTGCCACACAGATCGGCTCGGGGCTCACCGGGGTGGTATATGTCCTGGATGAGCCGAGCATAGGCCTCCACCAGCGCGACAACGAACGACTTCTTAAGACGCTTTTCAAGCTACGGGACCTCGATAACACAGTAATCGTAGTGGAGCACGACCACGATGCCATCGTCTCGTCCGACTATGTAATAGATCTCGGCCCCGGCGCCGGTGAAAACGGGGGGTACCTCGTATTCCAGGGCACGCCGGAGGACCTTGCCCGTCATGAAACCTCCATCACGGGCAAGTATATCTCGAAAAGGCTCGAAATCCATATACCCGAAGTCAGGCGGACCCCGAAAGGCTTCATACGCATCAGGGGCGCGCGCTCCCATAACCTGAAGAATATCACCGTCGATATACCCGTGGGGGTCTTCACCTGCGTCACCGGCGTTTCCGGCTCGGGTAAGAGCACCCTCGTGGTAGACACCCTCTATCCACTTCTCAAGCAAAAACTCTATAGATCGAGGGAAAGGGCCGGAGAGACGGACGGATTGGACGGCCATGAAGCCATCGATCGCGTGATCGACATCGACCAGTCTCCCATAGGCCGGACGCCGCGGTCGAACCCCGCCACCTATACGGGCATCTTCACCCCTATCCGGCAGCTTTTCACCCGGATCCCGGAATCGAGGATGCGCGGCTATAAAGAGGGACGGTTCTCCTTCAACGTGAAAGGCGGCCGCTGCGAGACGTGTGCGGGCGAGGGCTATGTGAAGATCGAGATGCAGTTCCTTCCCGACGTCTATATCGTCTGCGATGTGTGCAAGGGGAAGAGATATAACCGGGATACCCTGGAGATCACTTACAAGGGCAAGAGCATCGCCGACGTACTCGAGCTGACCGTCACCCAGGCCACGGAATTCTTTTCTTCCATCCCGTCTATCAAGACGAAGCTGAAGGTCCTGAATGAAGTCGGACTGGGCTATATCAAACTCGGCCAGGCGGCGACTACCCTTTCAGGCGGAGAGGCCCAGAGGATAAAACTCTCCCGTGAGCTCTCGAAGAGAGATACGGGCTCGACTCTTTATATCCTGGACGAACCTACTACGGGACTCCATTTTGCCGACATAGAAAAGCTTCTCCGCGTGCTCACCGAACTGACGGACAGGGGAAATACCGTGGTGGTGATCGAGCACAACCTCGATGTGATAAAATGCGCGGACCACTTGATAGATCTCGGCCCCGAAGGGGGAGACAAGGGCGGCACCCTCCTGGTGGCGGGCACTCCCGAAACTGTGATGAAGACCCCAAAAAGTTATACGGGAATCTTCCTGAAGCGATACCTCGACGGCAAATAG
- a CDS encoding PAS domain S-box protein, whose translation MFVQSVTKRFSVPFLTLILALFCVLFSLAIYLVAAYILVGSVRSFEIFMSLLIPAIVSPPVCIVLLKMEARLRRNENSLKEAQRIAHIGNWELDLARNTLIWSDEIYRMLELNPQAITATRDALLGAVHPADREFVNQAYTVSLKTEEPYDITYRLFMPDGRTKYVHELCETFYGPDGNPLRSIGTVHDITERKHSEMALKMSEERYRGIFENSPLGIFQSTFEGRFLKANPALAAILGYESPEDLIDSISDIAAQVYANPKDRARVLLRMQENNGRAIYENEHLRKDGGKGIGHLTMRIINDENGVPHHLDGTVEDVTEKRAMEERLQRTMEQLRTLSHRLLEIQETERRYIARELHDEIGQTLTALKIGLKRTEGSRTLESALASMHENAPTVEELIHKVRNLSIELRPSILDDFGLTAALDWYVNWLSAKAGFKVVFYTDFTEERFSPILELTCFRITQEALTNAARHSEAKAVYIDLETMSGELHLTVRDDGKGFNIDETRVKALKGESFGLLGMQERASLAGGHLELTSEPGKGTVVHACFPLEP comes from the coding sequence GTGTTCGTACAGAGTGTGACTAAACGGTTCAGTGTGCCATTCCTCACGCTGATTCTCGCCTTGTTTTGCGTTCTTTTTTCCCTGGCCATCTATCTGGTGGCGGCCTATATTCTTGTCGGTTCGGTTCGGAGTTTCGAGATTTTTATGTCCCTTCTGATCCCCGCGATCGTTTCGCCTCCCGTGTGCATAGTTCTTCTGAAGATGGAGGCGCGACTGCGGCGTAACGAGAACAGCCTCAAAGAGGCGCAAAGGATTGCTCACATCGGCAATTGGGAGCTGGATCTTGCCCGGAACACGTTGATCTGGTCCGATGAGATCTACCGTATGCTTGAGTTAAACCCGCAGGCAATCACTGCAACCCGTGATGCCCTATTGGGTGCGGTTCATCCGGCTGACCGGGAATTCGTAAATCAGGCCTACACTGTCTCTCTCAAGACAGAGGAACCTTATGACATTACATACCGGCTCTTTATGCCCGATGGACGCACAAAGTATGTCCATGAGCTCTGCGAGACCTTTTATGGTCCCGACGGTAATCCACTCCGTTCGATCGGCACCGTTCACGACATCACCGAGCGTAAACATTCAGAGATGGCCCTGAAGATGAGTGAAGAAAGGTACCGCGGCATCTTTGAAAACTCCCCGCTGGGAATATTTCAGTCTACTTTTGAAGGCAGGTTTCTAAAGGCAAATCCGGCCCTTGCCGCTATTCTCGGGTATGAATCACCGGAGGACCTGATCGACTCCATCTCCGACATTGCCGCACAAGTCTATGCCAACCCGAAAGACAGGGCCCGGGTCCTTCTGCGCATGCAGGAAAACAACGGACGGGCAATATATGAGAATGAGCATCTTCGTAAAGACGGCGGGAAAGGGATAGGCCATCTCACTATGCGCATAATCAATGATGAGAACGGGGTCCCCCATCATTTAGACGGTACGGTGGAGGACGTGACAGAGAAACGGGCAATGGAGGAAAGACTTCAACGCACCATGGAGCAATTGAGAACCCTATCGCACCGCCTTCTCGAAATACAGGAGACGGAACGCCGTTATATTGCCCGCGAGCTTCACGATGAAATAGGCCAGACCCTCACCGCGCTCAAGATCGGCCTAAAGCGGACAGAGGGTTCCAGAACCTTGGAATCGGCGCTGGCCTCGATGCATGAAAACGCACCCACGGTGGAGGAGCTGATACATAAAGTACGCAATCTTTCCATCGAGCTTCGTCCTTCTATCCTTGACGACTTCGGTCTTACTGCGGCGTTGGACTGGTACGTGAATTGGCTATCCGCCAAGGCAGGATTCAAAGTAGTATTCTATACCGACTTCACGGAAGAACGATTTTCCCCGATTCTCGAGCTGACATGTTTCCGAATTACCCAGGAAGCGCTAACGAACGCCGCCCGGCACTCGGAGGCGAAGGCTGTGTATATCGACCTCGAGACGATGAGTGGGGAGCTTCATCTTACCGTGAGGGACGACGGAAAAGGCTTCAATATCGACGAAACCCGCGTAAAAGCATTGAAGGGCGAGAGCTTCGGCTTGCTTGGCATGCAGGAGCGCGCCTCCCTTGCAGGGGGACACCTGGAACTGACGTCGGAGCCGGGCAAAGGCACCGTAGTTCATGCCTGTTTCCCTCTCGAGCCATAA
- a CDS encoding DsbA family oxidoreductase, whose product MTEPAILEVFSDYVUPWCYISTVRIDKLRKNYHIEIRWTAFPLHPETPEQGQTLEELFAGRSFDVNAAMQRMEQAASRIGLPMAKRTMTYNSRLAQELAKWAESQGKGDQYHKAVFKAYYVEGRNIGKEDELVGLAESVGLSGVEARSILRERKFRAAVDIDWARSRELLITGVPTFVMNSRSIVGAQPYEVLEEFIKAGGAKRRDTGEEGE is encoded by the coding sequence ATGACCGAGCCCGCAATCCTGGAGGTATTTTCCGATTACGTCTGACCGTGGTGCTATATCAGTACCGTGCGTATTGACAAGCTGAGGAAGAATTATCATATAGAAATCCGTTGGACTGCCTTTCCCCTCCACCCCGAGACCCCGGAGCAGGGCCAAACCCTGGAAGAACTCTTCGCAGGAAGATCTTTTGACGTGAACGCCGCCATGCAACGAATGGAGCAGGCAGCGAGCCGGATTGGCCTTCCCATGGCTAAACGGACAATGACCTATAATAGCCGCCTGGCCCAGGAACTTGCAAAGTGGGCGGAATCGCAGGGTAAGGGCGATCAGTACCATAAGGCGGTATTTAAGGCGTACTATGTCGAGGGCAGAAATATCGGCAAGGAAGATGAGCTTGTCGGCCTCGCCGAATCTGTCGGCCTTTCGGGTGTTGAAGCAAGGTCTATCCTGAGAGAGAGAAAGTTTCGTGCAGCGGTGGACATTGATTGGGCGCGTTCCCGGGAACTGCTGATCACAGGGGTTCCCACGTTTGTAATGAATAGCCGAAGCATCGTGGGCGCCCAACCCTACGAAGTCCTCGAAGAATTCATTAAAGCCGGCGGCGCAAAAAGAAGGGATACCGGAGAAGAGGGAGAGTAA
- a CDS encoding MFS transporter translates to MKIRSLGIMVIAHASADINQGAIPVLLPFFIAQHHISYAVAAGVVFAVNLVSTIFQPAFGYVVDKQSRPWLIPVSMLAIGCGVSFTGIAPSYEIGFAGLIVAGLGIAMFHPEGARLMNYLAGEKKATAMSLFGIGGQLGFAVGPILATAVLLNTGIKGTVYLVIPTAIVAGIVMYVLPGLTAGYERKGSPRRALTHSEGRDMWPAFTFLASALLCRSVIFYGLNTFLPLFWIKVLHGSESAAGLALAVLLGSAIGGNFLGGGLAERIGYRTVTLTGFGLLTLCLPFLAFTHDPFWAIMTLIPIGVVLSLPFGPMVALGQMYLPTRVGLASGITLGLAFSFGGLTTPLLGMVADHYGLRAAITVVAFLPIICLGLVLALPRTSHGASHRSDN, encoded by the coding sequence TTGAAGATAAGGTCCTTAGGCATAATGGTCATCGCTCACGCCTCGGCGGACATCAATCAGGGGGCCATACCCGTCCTCCTGCCTTTCTTCATCGCCCAGCACCACATCAGCTATGCCGTGGCGGCCGGAGTCGTATTCGCCGTAAATCTCGTATCGACTATATTTCAACCGGCCTTCGGGTACGTGGTGGATAAACAGTCAAGGCCCTGGCTCATCCCCGTCTCCATGCTCGCCATCGGGTGCGGCGTCTCTTTTACCGGCATTGCGCCGAGCTACGAGATTGGTTTCGCCGGACTCATTGTGGCCGGTCTCGGGATCGCCATGTTTCACCCTGAAGGGGCGCGGCTCATGAATTATCTTGCAGGGGAGAAGAAGGCGACCGCCATGAGCCTCTTCGGAATCGGAGGTCAACTGGGGTTTGCGGTGGGGCCGATCCTCGCCACCGCAGTGCTCCTCAATACAGGCATCAAAGGCACGGTGTACCTCGTCATACCCACCGCGATCGTGGCGGGGATCGTCATGTATGTGCTTCCCGGGCTCACCGCGGGCTATGAGAGAAAAGGCTCCCCCCGGCGGGCCCTCACCCACAGCGAAGGCCGCGATATGTGGCCTGCCTTTACCTTCCTCGCATCCGCGCTCCTTTGCCGCTCCGTTATTTTTTATGGGCTCAATACCTTCCTTCCCCTCTTCTGGATAAAAGTGCTCCACGGATCGGAAAGCGCCGCCGGCCTCGCCCTCGCCGTGCTTTTGGGCTCGGCCATAGGAGGCAACTTTCTCGGAGGGGGCCTTGCAGAGCGCATCGGCTACCGCACCGTCACCCTCACGGGCTTCGGGCTTCTCACTTTATGCCTTCCCTTCCTCGCCTTCACCCATGATCCTTTTTGGGCAATAATGACTCTCATCCCGATAGGAGTGGTACTCTCGCTGCCTTTCGGCCCCATGGTCGCCCTCGGCCAGATGTATCTGCCCACAAGAGTGGGGCTCGCCTCAGGCATCACCCTGGGCCTCGCCTTCTCCTTCGGTGGCCTTACCACCCCATTGCTCGGCATGGTGGCCGACCATTACGGACTAAGGGCTGCCATCACAGTAGTCGCCTTTCTTCCGATAATCTGTCTGGGCCTGGTCCTCGCCCTGCCCCGCACCAGCCATGGCGCATCGCACAGGAGTGATAATTAG
- a CDS encoding cache domain-containing protein — MKRIVSVMILVLMVSVGVAFIANAATMDDAKVLVDKALVYMKAHGLERTIAEVNGNPKGQLTKGDLYVIIQDFNGVILANGGNPKLTGQNHLEVRDASGKYFVKEQVEVAKTKGSGTVDLVWTNPATKMVQPKTNFVKRVEGQNIMVMAGVFK, encoded by the coding sequence ATGAAGAGAATTGTTTCGGTGATGATCTTGGTTTTAATGGTGAGTGTGGGCGTGGCATTCATTGCCAATGCCGCCACCATGGATGACGCAAAGGTGCTGGTGGACAAGGCATTGGTCTACATGAAGGCGCACGGACTGGAAAGGACAATAGCGGAAGTGAACGGCAACCCCAAAGGCCAGCTTACTAAAGGCGATCTTTACGTGATCATTCAGGATTTTAATGGGGTCATCCTGGCGAATGGCGGGAACCCGAAACTGACCGGACAGAATCATCTCGAGGTAAGAGATGCATCGGGTAAGTATTTCGTAAAAGAACAGGTTGAAGTGGCAAAAACAAAAGGCAGCGGTACGGTTGACCTCGTGTGGACGAACCCCGCAACAAAAATGGTTCAGCCAAAGACAAACTTCGTAAAAAGAGTAGAAGGCCAGAATATCATGGTCATGGCAGGGGTATTCAAATAA
- a CDS encoding MBL fold metallo-hydrolase, which yields MIVQETGEVKEGFYITGLASYPVQLLDGMTPVLFDAGTTCAGELYVEAIREVLGKREPALLLISHVHWDHCGAASYLKKAFPSMKIAMSAKAAEVLKRPGAVKLITNLNRSARSIVPTLPGGNSPKLIDDDFEPFEIDREVKDGDIIDLGEGLTVHAMATPGHTRDHMSYYIPGEQILLAAEASGCLAGSGEIIPEFLSDYDAYFASLQALARLPVRVLCQGHRMVFVGRKEVRSFFERSAESAIRFRARICDLLKAEEGAIERVVRRIKEEQYDSISGIKQPEIPYLLNLTAQVTHLARKSDCS from the coding sequence ATGATTGTTCAAGAAACGGGTGAGGTTAAGGAGGGTTTTTATATTACGGGCCTTGCCTCGTACCCCGTTCAACTGCTGGACGGCATGACGCCGGTGCTTTTTGACGCGGGCACCACGTGCGCGGGCGAGCTTTACGTGGAGGCTATCCGCGAGGTCCTCGGAAAGCGGGAGCCCGCCCTGCTGCTCATTAGCCATGTCCATTGGGACCATTGCGGGGCCGCATCTTATTTGAAGAAGGCCTTTCCCTCAATGAAAATTGCGATGTCGGCGAAGGCGGCGGAAGTGCTGAAGCGTCCCGGGGCGGTGAAGCTTATCACGAACCTCAACAGGAGCGCCCGGTCCATCGTGCCCACCCTGCCCGGCGGCAACTCGCCTAAACTGATAGATGACGATTTTGAACCCTTTGAAATAGATAGGGAAGTGAAAGACGGCGATATCATTGACCTGGGAGAGGGGTTGACGGTCCATGCCATGGCAACTCCGGGCCATACGCGCGACCATATGAGCTACTATATTCCCGGGGAGCAGATCCTCCTCGCCGCCGAGGCCTCCGGCTGCCTCGCGGGCTCAGGCGAGATCATCCCGGAGTTTCTCTCCGATTATGACGCCTATTTTGCATCTCTTCAGGCATTGGCCCGCCTGCCCGTCCGCGTCCTCTGCCAGGGCCACCGGATGGTGTTCGTCGGAAGGAAAGAGGTCCGCTCCTTCTTCGAGCGTTCCGCGGAGAGTGCGATACGCTTCAGGGCGCGGATCTGCGATCTGCTCAAGGCGGAAGAAGGCGCCATTGAACGCGTCGTCAGGAGGATCAAGGAGGAGCAGTACGATTCCATTTCAGGGATCAAACAGCCCGAAATTCCCTACCTTCTCAATCTCACCGCCCAGGTGACCCACCTGGCCCGGAAAAGCGACTGCTCGTAA
- a CDS encoding acetyl-CoA hydrolase/transferase C-terminal domain-containing protein has translation MSNFEEMYRQKLVTPEIAAKAVKSGDVIWAPPASNEPIAIWKAIAARKDELEGVVIRQFLSRHQQPHMDPSYAPHIFIESLFLTDKVRNLINEGYGSYVPTNFGDIPSIIRQSEHVDILALTVSPMDEHGYLTFGLGCDYTPAAIECAKTIIAEVNPNMPRTYGHNCLHISKVDYILECNESIAELPPPVITDTDRTIGSYIADLIDDGSTLQIGIGGVPAAVCKFMEHKKDLGIHTELVSDYIMSMVESGCVNGSKKTIHKGKVVATIVEGTRKLFDWLRDNRLIELHPVDYTNNVNVIAQNHKMVSINATIEVDLFGQCASESIGTKVWGGSGGQADFARGVTMCPGGKGFIVVPSTAKKGTISKIVPFLNPGTCVTTSRTHVDHVVSEFGVAKLRGKSVRERALAMISIAHPKFQDELRHSAKKMKII, from the coding sequence ATGTCAAATTTTGAAGAAATGTACCGTCAGAAACTGGTTACTCCGGAGATAGCAGCCAAGGCAGTCAAATCGGGGGACGTCATTTGGGCCCCGCCGGCTTCCAACGAGCCCATAGCTATATGGAAGGCCATTGCCGCCCGGAAAGATGAACTGGAAGGGGTCGTCATCCGACAATTCCTGTCGAGGCACCAACAGCCCCATATGGATCCATCCTATGCTCCCCACATCTTTATTGAAAGTCTTTTTCTCACGGATAAAGTGAGAAATCTCATTAACGAAGGGTACGGGAGTTATGTGCCGACGAATTTCGGCGATATACCCTCCATAATCAGGCAAAGCGAGCATGTGGACATTTTGGCTCTTACCGTGTCTCCTATGGATGAACATGGTTATTTGACCTTCGGCTTGGGCTGTGACTATACCCCCGCTGCTATAGAATGTGCCAAAACAATAATCGCGGAAGTCAATCCCAATATGCCGAGGACCTATGGGCATAACTGCCTCCATATATCAAAAGTAGATTACATATTGGAGTGCAATGAGTCCATCGCAGAACTGCCTCCCCCTGTTATCACCGATACCGACAGGACGATCGGCTCCTATATCGCGGACCTCATCGACGACGGCTCCACTCTTCAAATAGGCATAGGCGGTGTTCCCGCGGCGGTATGCAAATTCATGGAGCACAAGAAGGACCTGGGAATACATACGGAACTCGTGAGCGACTATATCATGAGCATGGTGGAAAGCGGGTGTGTAAACGGGAGCAAGAAAACCATCCATAAGGGTAAGGTCGTGGCTACTATCGTCGAGGGCACCAGGAAGCTCTTCGATTGGCTCCGTGACAACAGGCTCATTGAGTTGCATCCCGTAGACTATACAAATAACGTGAATGTGATTGCTCAGAACCATAAAATGGTCAGCATCAACGCGACCATCGAGGTTGATTTATTTGGCCAATGTGCGTCTGAGAGTATCGGAACGAAGGTCTGGGGAGGAAGCGGAGGACAGGCCGATTTTGCCAGGGGCGTCACTATGTGTCCCGGCGGTAAAGGCTTTATCGTGGTGCCTTCCACGGCGAAAAAGGGCACAATTTCGAAGATCGTTCCCTTCTTGAATCCCGGGACCTGCGTGACTACCAGCAGGACCCATGTAGACCACGTGGTGTCGGAGTTCGGGGTTGCCAAACTTCGCGGCAAATCGGTACGGGAAAGGGCCCTGGCTATGATCAGCATTGCCCACCCGAAGTTTCAGGATGAACTGCGCCACTCGGCGAAAAAGATGAAAATTATATAA
- a CDS encoding MFS transporter: protein MEDRWEKAKKYRRLIFAVLAVQYMFVFFHRVCPAVVAPDLIKGFHISGAALGVLASSYFYPYAAMQIPTGIIADRWGTRNTIIFFGLVAALGSIGFGLSPSFSFAIYSRIVVGLGLSVVFVCSMKILAHWFRGQEFARVSGFFVGAGGIGWLGAATPLALLAQYFDWRVAFLIIGAVTALLALLAWFFVFDKPEDKGFPPIAKSRPVPASAKGKGGSQIGAVLRERRFWPVAIFNLFAGGTLFGFSGLWAGPYLTDVYHLSKAGAGNILSMSAFALILGSPALGYLSDKIFMSRKKVLLLAAFLHLACWSVLLAFPQGLPLAILYAIFFLMAVAAGAAHPIAVTATKEMFPLEMAGTSISFVNAFPFIGGVLYQPLVGAILDGVGKAGAAYPVEAYRHAFWLFFVSGLACLGAVMLAKENQSDIFEFFTEDFETDWERKTGEAWKEWDKPKTEK, encoded by the coding sequence ATGGAAGACCGATGGGAAAAAGCGAAGAAATACCGCCGGCTCATTTTTGCAGTCCTTGCGGTCCAATATATGTTCGTCTTCTTCCACCGTGTCTGTCCGGCGGTGGTCGCCCCCGACCTGATAAAGGGTTTCCATATCAGTGGCGCGGCCCTTGGGGTCCTCGCGTCGAGCTACTTCTATCCCTATGCGGCCATGCAGATACCCACGGGGATCATCGCCGACCGGTGGGGCACGCGCAATACGATTATCTTCTTCGGCCTTGTCGCGGCATTAGGGTCTATCGGGTTCGGCCTCTCCCCCTCCTTCAGCTTCGCCATATATTCCAGAATTGTGGTAGGCCTCGGTCTCTCCGTCGTCTTCGTCTGTTCGATGAAGATTCTGGCCCATTGGTTCAGGGGTCAGGAATTCGCCCGGGTGTCGGGATTTTTCGTCGGCGCAGGCGGCATAGGATGGCTCGGGGCGGCCACACCGCTCGCCCTTCTCGCCCAGTACTTCGACTGGAGGGTGGCCTTTCTTATCATCGGCGCCGTCACCGCACTTCTCGCCCTCCTGGCCTGGTTTTTTGTCTTCGACAAGCCCGAGGACAAGGGATTTCCCCCTATCGCCAAATCACGGCCGGTCCCGGCATCCGCGAAAGGAAAAGGAGGATCTCAGATCGGTGCAGTGCTCCGGGAGCGACGGTTCTGGCCTGTGGCCATATTCAACCTCTTTGCCGGAGGCACCCTCTTCGGCTTCTCGGGTCTCTGGGCCGGTCCGTATCTTACCGACGTCTATCACCTTTCAAAGGCAGGGGCAGGAAACATCCTCTCCATGAGCGCCTTTGCCCTCATATTGGGCAGCCCGGCCCTGGGCTACTTGTCGGATAAAATATTCATGAGCCGAAAAAAGGTTCTTCTTCTTGCGGCCTTTCTCCACCTTGCGTGCTGGTCCGTGCTCCTGGCCTTTCCTCAAGGCCTCCCCCTCGCGATTCTCTATGCGATCTTCTTTTTGATGGCCGTTGCGGCGGGAGCCGCCCATCCGATTGCGGTCACGGCGACAAAGGAGATGTTCCCCCTTGAGATGGCAGGCACCTCCATAAGTTTCGTGAACGCCTTCCCCTTTATCGGGGGAGTCCTCTACCAGCCTCTGGTCGGGGCCATATTAGACGGAGTCGGAAAGGCAGGCGCCGCATACCCGGTGGAAGCCTATCGTCACGCCTTCTGGCTCTTCTTCGTCTCGGGCCTCGCCTGTCTCGGCGCAGTGATGCTGGCCAAGGAGAATCAATCCGATATCTTTGAATTCTTTACGGAAGATTTCGAAACGGACTGGGAAAGGAAGACGGGAGAGGCCTGGAAAGAGTGGGACAAGCCAAAAACGGAGAAGTAA